The genome window TCAGGTAGACACTGCAGCAGGTATTTTCTTGAAAAGACAGTTTAATTCGTTGACAGGCTCACAGGCATGTGTGTCCCTTTCTTCCCATGGAGGCAGTATCAGAGTTGGCTCCTGCAGAGACTCAGGGGAGACAGGTTTGATTCTGGACAAGTGAACTCAGCTAAAGATACCTTTAAGCTGTACTGCTCTGGGGGTGCTGAGTCAAAGTGGATAGGGCCATTCCCACCTTGGTTTGAGCTGACCTTCTGGTGAcccctttctccatatttttaatgatatcttGCTCCCTGATGGCATTGGCACAGACTGTTTGTCTTCAGCGGGGTTTGGAAGTACTTTATTCCCATACTTTTGGAGAGACTAGTGCTTTACCCAGACTagtaatatatttcaaaatgtgatTGGGTTCCTCAGCAAACCATAAAGTTGCAATGAGAAAAGGTCTTCTGTATGTTATTGCAAAGGGGTTCAATCTAAGACTCCCCTTTGGAGCCACTTTTAGTGTTAAAAAAGTAATCAGCAACACCTACACCATGTTCCAGGAGTTTGGCAGAGTTTTGCCGAAGTTCATTTAAAGATGTCGTTCATTTTGCCCACTTCTCCTGAAGATTGAGGCCTCCAAGACAGATGATCACTGAGTCACTGATAATTGTTGTGTTATTTTAACAGCTAAAGAGGGTCCATTGTCACTTTGCAAACTCCAGAGAAATTCAAACCTCAGTATGACTTCCTTTAATAAGATCTTAGAAACCTCTAAAGTCCTGTCTGTCCTAATAGAGAAGGTCCCTATCTACCCTGTCAGCGTACCCACATAAACCAGCAGATAGTTAGATCCCAGAGAAGGCGGCATTTGAGTGAAGTCAGTTAGCCAGTCTTCCCCATGGTAAGTTCTTCTAAGCTGAACTGACTTAATTAAGAGGGAAGGCATAGGATAGGACCTTGGGTCATTTCTGACACAAATCTCACATGCTCTGGTAACTTCTGAGTGGAGTCATGGATTTACTtcgttcttttctcttctttccttctcttttcttttctttttcatttcacacaagaaatttatttaaacaacaaGATGCTTGACTTGACAGGAAAACAATCTCggattcatttcttttagagTAATCTATCCCCACTTAAAGATAGATCACCTTAACATGTAACAGCTACAtacaaaaaagttataaaattgtCCTTGGTTTTACAATGCTAAATGAAAAACATCAAAATTCTCCAATCAAACAAGCAAAGAtgtctttgttgttctttttttgttaaactgtgaaaacaaaacaacttgcTGGAATATAAAGTTAAGAGCTGACTGAGCCATGAATTTCGGAAGGAGGGGGTATTCTCACAGAACCAGTATTTTCCCGTCTCCATTTGATGCCGATCAAAACCATTGGCcatttagctaaaaaaaaaaaaaaaaaaagtgtgtggtgggggggtaATGTGCTTGTGCACATATCTGATTACTTTATGTCCACCAAGGGAATGAGGCAGGAGAAAATGTAAGAATAGAGAAAACTGTACTGCAGAAGTCAGGGTGTGATGGGACCAAATTGCAGTTTTCTAACTGAGAATGTCTTCTTGGTCAGGAGGAATGGAGTCCTGGAATAAAGTAGCGAGTTCCCTTTTAGCATATGCCTCCTGTCTGTTGCTGGAACACATCGATTATATCTTCATCCTGCATCTCCAGCAGCGCTGGCGTGTCTGTTTCCTTGATCGGGTGCCCATCAAATCGGAACCTGACCTGCGTCATGGACAGACCCTGTCGTTCACAGTAGGCTTTCATCAGTTTACTAAGTAGCGTATGCCTCTTAATCTTAAAGTACACCATAGACCCATCCTGCCCCGCCACCTTCAAATGAATATGATTGCTGTTCTCAGTCGTGACTTCTTCCTTGGGCTTTTCCTCGGCCATGACGAGCACTGGAGTCTCCTCAGCTGCTGCTTCACCAGAGAGGGGCCAGGTCCACAccgagcgagcacacaagcagcaCCAGGAGTGGCAGAAGAAGGCTTAATTCTTCTCCATTGGAGTGCCTTGGGAAGTacatatttgttatttaatatatacCACCCCAGTCGATTTCAGATCCCTTTTGTGAGGCCCATTGAGCCTCAGAGGGAGTAtactttgggtttctttcttgcAAAGGACCTTCTGGAAGCTAAAACCTGTGTAGCACGCTCTTTCTTCCTTGCTGCCCCTTTTGCTATTCTATCCACAAAATCATTTCCTGTACTCATTATGGTTTGGTCTGTTTGGTGTCCTGTACAATGTATAACTGCCCCCTCCCAAGGAAGCTGTATAGCCTCTGATAatgttaaaattttctctttgtgtttcttagGGAGCTTTTTGAATTTGATAGTATCCCTTTTTTCCAGATGGCTGCATGGGCAGGAAATAAAGAAGCCATATTTAGAATCAggatatatatttaactttaacCCTTTATCTAGCTGTAGTGTTCAGATTAAAGCAACCAGTTTGGGCTTTTGTGCTGAAGTATGGGGAGGGAAAGATTTTGCCTCAATTATATTCTGTAGGCTGACAATAGCATATCCAATTTTTCTGGTTCCTTCATGCATGAAGCTACTTCCATCTGTAAACCATTCGGCCTCTGGATTGGGCAGAGAGTTGTCCTTTAAATCAGGCTTTCCTGAATTCATGTGTTGTTCGGTGTCTGCCCAGGAGTGGGTTAGAAGCTCCTGCTTGCCTTCATCAGGTAATAAGGTAGCTGGGTTTAAGCCTCCACACATCTGGAGGGTTAGTTACATCAGGGGTGTCaaggaggagggcctgatacctCACTAACCTCTCTCCTTTTAAGGATTTGTGCCCTTTGGCTTCTAAAACCCCTTGGACTTGATGTGGAATCCTGATATCCAGATGTTTTCCTGGAGTAAATATGCTAGCTTCTCCAACTAGGTGGGCAGTCACAGCCACTGCTCATAAACATTCTGGCCATCCTTCTGCTACCAGAACTAATTGTTTAGAGAAAGAAACTACTAGTCTAGGAATGGGTCTGAATGTTTGAGCTGAGACACACAaagctattctttttctttctcacacatATGAGGTGAAGGGTTTTTCCTGTTTGGGAGCCCAAGATAGGAACAGTgctcagtttttctttcataCCTTTGAAGGCTTGGTGGCAGTCATCATTTCATTCCACGGGTTCTAAATCACTACCTTCCAATGCTTTATAAAGGAGTTTGGCTGGAATCCAAATGCAATGAAAGCCTACCACATTTAAGAAGGTCCTCAATTGCCTTTTTGCTTGAGgtattaaaatattcagtatggCTGCTTTTTCTGTTCTGGGCCAGTGTCTGTGCCCCTGGAGTGAGGACATAGCCCAGATATTGAACCTTCTCCTTAGAAGTCTGGGTTTTTTGGAGAGGTACTCTATCCCCATTGTCCTGAGAAGTTAAGGGTAAGGGTTGTGTTTTCATCAGAATCCTCTTTTGTTGGGCTGGCAGTCAATATATCACCCACATATTGGAGTGGAGTTCCATTAATCAGTTGTAAAtccccctgctccccccgccATTCCCTTTTTAATGCATTCCCAAACAAATCTGGGCTGTCTGTGAATTTCTGATGCAGCACTGTCCAGATCAGCTGAGAGGTCTCACAAGTATCAGGATCAGTCCattcaaaagcaaaaagcaaTGGGGAGTCAGGATGTTCTGATATGCAGAAGAAAGCATCCTTTAAGTCTAGTACCATAAACTAATTTGTATCTGGAGGAACTTGTGTCAGTATAGTATAAGGGTTAAGGACTATAGGATGAATAGGAATCATTGCCTCCATAATTGCGCTCAAATCTGGGTAAAACAGTACTTCCCATTTGGCTTCTTAACCGGTAGAATGGGGATATTGCAGGTGACTGACAAGAAGTTAATAACccatatttcaaaaatttcttaattAGAGGCTGAATACCTTTTTAGGTATTCTAAGAATATTCTACATGTTGTCTTAGGGAGATAACAATGGGTAAAACATCATTGGCTCACCTGGGAACTTCTGTTTCCCATACATTGGGCATTATTCTGATTGCAATATGGGATGGTATACTGTCTGGCACATAAATGTTATTTACCACTTGCATGTTTAGGCCATTATCATTATAAACTTTGTTTTGTCTACATTGGGGTCTGTCAGTCCTATTTGGATGATAGCTTGTGGCTTAACAAGTGAGTTGCTCCCAGTAAGGGAGTAGGGCATTCAGGTGTCAGGAGAAAGCTATGTGAAAACAAGAGACAGCCCATGCTACAAGCTAGTGGACAAGTAGATTGTTCCACCTGTGGCCATCCATCTATTCCAGTAACTATACAGGAGTGCTGGGGTAGAAGCCCATTAGGCTGAGTCAGGACAGAGTAAATGGCTCCTGTGTCCAATAAAAACTCAATATCCTTACTTTCCCCATCAGAGATGGCCCGAGGCTCTTGGTATATTATGTTGAGATGTTCAGGAAGAGTCATAGGGAGAGCTCAGGACCCTTCAGTCTTCCATAACTTTGGCCAGCAAAAGTTTTGGGACTGAACCCACCTTCCTTCTAAGATGGGGATGATCCTTTTTCCAGTGACTGTCCATCTTACTGAAGGCATATTGATTGAGACCCAGCCTTTTGTGAGTGGGGGCTCTGGTGTGCCTTTGCCCAAGTCCGGCTTCACAGGTTTCCATATACAGTGATCACCAGTGCTGTGGCCAAAAGTTGGGCATGGTATTTATGTTGGACAAACttgttctccttctctgccctgtCTCTATTATTAAAGACAGCAAAAGCCATATCCAATAATTGGTTCATAGGAGTTTGAGGCCCACCATTTGCCTTCGGTCATTTCCCCCTGATATCTGCTGTAGATTGCAGGATAAAATGCACAGTGAACAGTGACTGCTCTTCGGGAGAATTGGCATCTGTATTGGTATACTTCTGGAAAGCCTCCACCAGAGAGCCTCTAAAGAAAGCTGGATTTTCATCCTTTCCTTGAGTTTCTTTCCTTACTTTATTGAATTCACTGGCTTAACTATGCATGGTCTCATTCCCTCCTCTAAAGTGCAGCAATGAGATGATAAGGTCTGTCGGTTTCCCCCAAGTCAGATCAAACATCAAAATCAGTTACAGGATGTCAAGTGCCTCCACTGATTTAGGAACTCAGGCCATGCAAACTACATTGTCCTTTGGGGTCCTGATACAGGGCCTTAAAGGTAACCCAGAAGGTACTTCATTCAGCTTCCTTGCCCTCTTACAGTATAAATCAAGCTGTAAAATGGTACTGTAATTGAAAATCCCCAAGTGattctgggaccaagccccattACAGTAGAATATTAACTTCTTTTTCAACTTCTCAGCATAAATTGTGCCTAATCATGTAAGAAACAAATGGGAATCTGTGGGAATGCTCATTCTTGCTCCCATTTAGGACTGTAAGCAAGGAATCAGATTAGGGCACAGCGAGGATAAAATTCTAGGATAATATTGTTCAGAATGCCAGAGATCTAAGGCAGAGGAAAAAGTCATTGGCTACAGTGGCCCTAGCCAAATGAATCAGAAGCCATGGAGTTTCCTAGAAACCGAAAGGAAAGATAATCTCTTAAGGATAGAGAAGTCTGCTAATGCTGAATACTATGGTCAGACAATGTAATTACTCAATGATGGGGTGAACAGTGggtgaaaaaggcaaaaattcaGAGGGATAGATACAGGTGTAGAGGAGTGATAGGGTCTGGCATATTGAGCAAAAGGGTGCAAAAGATTCTAGTTTGCCACATTTCTCCTCCCTTATCCAACAAGATGCCATGTGTCTCATCCCTATAAGCTGAAAACCCACTGCCACTGGGGACACCAGGACCACTctttattatgtgtgtgtgtgtgtgtgtgtgtgtgtgtgtgcacgcacacacacatgcctgcaTATCCCTGAGTGAGCCAAAAATTGATTACCATGGTTGGGCAGAAGTTTTTCTATGGGACCACACCTGTCTCAAATAATCTCTGATACTCCCCTTGGTCCTTAGTTGTCTCAGAACACCTTTCGGCGGGAAGGAACAAGTGTCCCTTTTCTTTAGAGCTGAGTGACTCAGTCCCCCATGACAACTAATAGCCTTGAAGTTGTCTGAAAGCCAGAGTAAAAAGTTTCAGagcacagagagagtggggagtaAGAAACGCAGCCTCACAGACCAGTTTTCCCAGTTTTTCTTCCTCCTGGAGAATGAAGGAGGAAAACGAGAAGCACAGAGACAAAAATTACATCAGCATTAAACTAGCTCTATTCCCAAGAGGAGGAACTTACCAGTTCCCAAAAGACAAGTTGTGCTTCGCAGACTCAATCTGGGGGTTACCAATGTTCCTCTGTGGGTCCCTTTGTGGTCGCCAAGATGATGCAGGCAAGCTGGGTCTGAGGACCCAGAGGGAGTCCTTaggaccagccaagagggtcCTTGCCTGCACACGGGATGGAAATCAAACTCGAACCAGCAGGAGGCAAAAGCAGAGTTtactgagagagagtgagcagatcAGATAGTGTCTGGGAACCTCGGAGAGGAAACAAGGGAGCCTGTGTTTGGGGCCCCAGGTTTTTATTGACGTTGTGGTCTGGAACACGTGTCTTCTCAGGCATCCAGGAACTGGTCAAAACAAGGACAGGGTCCGAGTGTCCATCATAGTCACTTATTCCCTAGAGCCAGAAGGTTTTAGTGTCAAGGTGCTCAGTGACAGTGGTCTGGAATATGCACATGATGGCCTCACCTGGTCATTCCTTAGATGGTATCTGTCATGCTGGAAGCCTCCAAAGAAATGATTAACCCTTCATCCCTTATGAGGAGGACCATACATTAAGGCATGCATAGAGCAAGGGTGCAGGTCCTAGTAAGaatagaagctggaaaagaagcaaaggggaaaaaataaagcaactctTTTTTCTCATGGGGTcccctcagtttccctgtctctacaaataagactttttttttctgcctattcagatgtcttctgtttctttttcttagctgATTGCCCAGAGTGGTCTTTTAAAAACACCAATCAATTCATGCCACTTGTGTGATTAAAACCAAGAAAGACCAGAATCCCTCATGGGGCCTATATGACCTTACATGCCTGGCCCAGCTCCCCTGCCGCATTGCTTACCTCTGTCCTGAACCCTCTGGCCCAGTGTGTTCCAACTACTGATTGTTTCACTCCTCAAGTTCCCTGTGTTCCTTTCTACCCCAGGGCCATCAGATCTACAGTTCCTTTGATGTGACAGACGTTACCCTCTCCTCTTCACCAAGTAAATTCCTATTTTTCCCTTAGCTCTCAGCTAAAATATCAGTTCCTGACATATACCTTCCCTGACCTACACCTTACTTCcctacataaacacacacaacacgGTCATGACCATCTGAAGTGTGCTTTTAAGGTACTATGTAGTACTTTTCATGCCTTATATTTATAGCTCTTCTTATGGCTTGATTATTTAAGATTGTCTCTCCTATATAAATTCCATAGTGTTTTGGTTCTCAGTGTTAGTCCCAGTGCATACCATGCTGTAGATACTGAATGAAAATGCTTATCTTAACATCATATGTTTTTCCATTGATgcggtttgatttttttttcattgttgagaaggaagatttcttcttttatctgaAGTCTTAATTTTAGGAATTATTGGCTGTCATTATACAGGGCTCAAGATTTCCTTAAGTTGAGTTTAGGTCTAGATGTGATAGATCCTTTTTGTGAACTCACTCCTAAAGGAAACAGATCAGTTAATGTTACTCAatattaaagatataaaacaaatgaaaccaaacaaaCTAAATATCTACTGCttggcaaaaattttaatttaacttgtTAAATTTTTTGGTCCTTCCTGTGCAAATTATTTGAAACATGAAATTGTTACAACACTAAACACaggaataaatatattataaaatcaaCTAAAGATCGGTAATGACATGATTTATAACATGTTGACTATTCTACTTAAGCGTGTGGGTAAAGTATAAAGAGAAAGTGTAAAGTTGACAATTTCATCCCCTTTGGTGATTGGGGAGAAGAGGATTGTCAGTTTCACGTTACAATTACAAAAGCTTTTTAGGGGTGGTGAAAGGGACTTGCCAGGTAACAAATCTGCTTCCTTCAGCTAACAGAATCAGTAAGGGTATCCTTTGAAATGAGAGTTGTAACAGTTTCTTGAAATAAGTTCCAGAATTAACCCATGAAGGTACAGTGGTACCTGCTTATCCACAGTTttgctttccatggtttcagttacccatAGCCAACcgtggtccagaagcagatgatcctccttttGCTGTATAGTCTGAAGGTCAATGGTAGCCTGAGGCTCCATCACATGCCTACATATTCccttcacttcatctcatcacgtaGACATTTCACTATCTCACATActcacaaaaagaagaaagctgagTACAGTACAAGACCTTTTCTGAGAGATAGACCATATCCACATAATTTACATTGCAGAGTATTGTTACAATTGTTCTTCTTTGAGTTATTGTTCTTAATCTCTTATTATGCTTAATTTATAAGCTAAGCTTTatcataatatttatatgtaagaaaaaacatagtatatgtACACAGGGTCTGTACTACCTGTGGTTTctggcatccactgggggtcttggaacatattccCTATGGCTAAGGGGGGGGATATAGAAAGATACTCATTTTCCCACACAAACATGGAAAACTTGTAAGTGACTCTAAGTCTGACAAACAGAATTATTTATGAACAATGGATGTGTTCTCTGAGAAAAGCAGAGTAATCatcagtaattatttattgatCTTTATTGATCTCtatattatacataaattatattacCTTTGATGGGCTCACATTCTATCCTAGTTAAGGAGacaaaaacaacattaaaaatgttttgaaattattttaaggtatttatGTAAAGCATTGGCTATTAATTCATATCACAGACAGTGATACTGTAGGAGTGtgcattaacttttattttttattcttatcaaTAGTCCAGTCccgattgtatttttttttagattttacgtAATTTTTTTCAGCCATAGATCTCATGGCTTTTGCTACTCTTAGTACTTCAGGAATAATACTAAATAAGCTTTCATGTGGATATTTATccctataaaataaggaaaagaataattataatacataagCTTTGTCTTGGGGAATTGTGCAGATAAGTTAAGGAAACACTTTCCATGATTATAccttttaatgatttattttataattagtttcactaaagaaaagttcattttatgtagtaaaaatatatgtaattgtatgtattgaaaataatattctattatcaGAAAttgaattctgatttttctctgggaaaaaaattattcatagatgtgcgtgtatgtgtgtgtatgagagagagaaggcatagttttgttttgtttttttaatcgtTAATTATAGGCTTTCCTTTGGCAGAACTGTCTAGCTACATAACTGTTATGTGAGGAAATTGTTgatgataataaaatgaatttaatgttTCTGGCCATGCCCTGAGTCCTAAGCCATTTATTGAGTTTTGTGACTAGACTACAAAGTTAGATGACATGTGACATTGCTGTGTCCATAGATAGATTAGAAAACCttcagtaggttttctttttaagggaaaTCTGGGCCTATGTTACAAAGAAACACCAGGCACTGTTCCCAAGTGTCTCATGCTAGTTACCTAAATTTTATAGGCAACAACACTATTATACAAATAATGCTTCGATAAGAGGTAAACTTTTTAGTTCAGTTTAGTTTAGTTCTAAAATttagttagtttttattttgcatgaaattcttaaaaatactttgtgatgttgaaaattttaaattgccaactttaaaatgtgttcatACAGAAGATGCTCCTTATTCCACAGAAGTAAACTGGGTAATTTAATCATTTTGGGGTTCTAAGAAATCATGAAAACCTATAAAAGTTAACTTGTGGcccaaagtatataaaatatccatAAGGAAGAATCCCTGTATAGTAAAGGGAAGACATGGGGATTTACTTATTCTCTTGTGTGACAGATCTTCTATCCTATGTTTGGCTTATCTAGCATATACTCAGCCATACAGATATATTAGAGTATGCTATACTTAAGATATTTTAATGCCATTGAGTGGAGTTTAAGGAAGGCCGAGGGGCAATCATATATCATTTGTTCATGTATCCATATCACATTATATTGTGTTCTGATACAGGCACTGTGTTTGGTGCCacataaaaggattttattaagCTCACATTTTAGtggaaaatgaagggaaaggCAAATACATAGTTATAATTTGATAAATGCTCTAAGTCTATGTAATGTTCCATGCAAATACAGTTAAAGTAGACATAAATTCTAGGCGTAGTACAGTTTAGTGGTGACTCCAGAACAGAAATGTCTGGTTCTTAAAGGCAAGGAATGAGGAGgagaatggaaaaaacaaaaatgcacatGAACCACTTACATACAGTGACTGGTGAGGAGAGATTAGCACAGCAATGAACAGCTCCAGTGGCTCAGGTAAGTGTTAATGAGCGCCTGTTAGAGAGCAAGGTCTGTGTGAATAGACAAGAGaggacaaataaagaaatgtcaGTACCATGATCTATCCATCATTATAATCACTTCCTCTTGAATACATGTTCAACTCCCTTGCCTTCCTCCCACTGTCTAGTAGTAATGACCTGACCAAACCTTAACCCTGGCTAAATACAATTCTTTACCAATTCTGTGACAGGAGTATGCTTTTGAATGTGGccagagaaaaacatgcaaccatgATAATCAGCTGTGCTTTATGTTCATGACCACTAACCTCAAAAGAGGTACTCAGCCACAGTGCAGTTGTTAGTTTTTCTATTGTCCATTTTCTCGTATCTATTGGGTCACTCCTCTCAGTATACAAATATGCTGTTATTCCTCTCAtccaaaaagcaaagcaaaataaaatgaaacaaaaatcttttttttttttaagatttatttatttgagagagacagagtgagcatgagctgggggaggggcagaggtagaggaagacgcagactccccactgagcagagagcccaatacagggctcaatcccaggaccctgagaggtCAAcgaagtcaggcacttaactgactgagctacccagacaccctgaaaCAAGAATCTTTCTTGATCCCTAGTCCTTCCAGCTACAGTCccattcctctgttttcttattcagcaaaacttcttttaaaaaatccatagatattggggcacctaggtggttcagtgggttacaagtctgcctttgattcaggtcataaGCAAGCAgcctgtgctcgtgctctctctctctctctctctctcaaataaataacgtctttaaaaaaaaaaaaaaatccgtattgttttccatttctatccTCCTGTTGTCTCTTGTATccttctttattactttttttttttttttgcccagctATTCCCCTAAAGTCACAAGTGACTTCCCATTGCTGAGTCCCATTAGTTGAGTTtccatctctcctcttcctcatctcaTTTGGTGAATCATCCAGTCtcctcatctcttctctttcttctcttctcttccaggatattttgctttttggtttcttCTGTCTTACTAGCTGGCATTCTCATTCCCCTTGGCTGGTTTCTCCTCCTCTCAGTGTCTTATCCTGGAGTACCCCAAGGATAAGTCTTCaggcctcttttttctttttgtctttgcctTTGGTGATCTCATCTATTCTCACATCTTTATATCACCCATGTACTAACAACTCCCCATTTTCTGGACCTCTCCCTTAAACTCCAGGCTTACCTATGTGCTCCCAGGAGCTGTTCTTCTGCCAAAAGCCTTATTACCCGAGTACTGACTACTTCTTCCTGACTACTTTCAGGTCCTAATTTAAGTAGCAAACTTCTCCCAGTATATACTTGTGCACGTGTGCGTGCATTATCCCTCGTGTCTGCATTATTTTTCCCATTGATTTTACCAAGTGACATGCAATAAATTTAACCAGTGCCTGCCACACagtatgtgttcaataaatacttgtggaaggtggaagggaaggaaggggagaatgaaggaaggaagagcaacTATCAAAGGAAGATTTTGGTGACTGGCTAAATATGCAGGTTGCGAGAAATATAAGATTCAAGAATGACCAGATTTTCAGGTTTTTGGTAGTTACAAGCTTGGTGGTTCCAGGAATTCAGATTAGTCATACAGAAAGAATGTATAGGTTGGAagccagggagacagagaagggaaagattctaaatgtttgtttttctctaaaagaaTGTGATAAGAAGATGAGAGCCAATACCTAAGCAAGAAATTAGTCCAGAAAaaagctttgtattttatttttctcccagtaTTCTCCAATCATTGCAAGAGAGATTGTCAGtccttttgtcatttatttatgcaTTGCCTGTTAAGTTCCAGGATCTGCTCtagatactttatatattttgtaactAATTCTTACCCATAAGAATTAGTTATGTTATTAGCTATATATTATAcgtaataatattatatattatattatgttattagTTATTCTAACCCATAAGAATTACCCAAAAACCATAAGGTAGGTTTATTCACGTTTTTCCCAGTGgagaagcagaggctcagagccCAAGTTCAGTACAGCTACCATAACCCCAAGTTAGGGCTGCCCAGTTTCAAAGTCCTTGTAAATTTTGCCctttaatttatgaaaatttgAATCAATGAAGAGtgttttaaagaatcttttttgaaaatttatcgTTTAAAATTCTCTAAGTTGGtttgaataaaaatgcaaaagctgcaaatgaaaaaaattgtgtaATAATTCTAAGTTAAAGTGATTTCTAATTGATATCAATTGCTCCTTATGTgctttttattacataaataactTATTTCTTAGAAACATTcaccatatatatgtattcaaGAGACTGAAGAAAACTATAGGCTCAAGTAAATCTTTTATAGCTATATGTGGACATTTTAGATGTAATTCTGCTGTATAAACAATAGCTGGGAATCACAATGCAGTTTCTTACAGCTCTCCTACATAAAGTAAATCATTACCATGTATAGCCTTATCCTTATAAAGTTCAGTTTTCACTTAATTAGTAAGTAATCAAAGTTAAACTTCCTAGTTAATTTGCTAGTTAGTGTCTGGTTAATTGAAATTGTTGTCTTTATATAATCACAAAATTTATAGCA of Mustela nigripes isolate SB6536 chromosome 1, MUSNIG.SB6536, whole genome shotgun sequence contains these proteins:
- the LOC132015316 gene encoding small ubiquitin-related modifier 2-like, with the translated sequence MAEEKPKEEVTTENSNHIHLKVAGQDGSMVYFKIKRHTLLSKLMKAYCERQGLSMTQVRFRFDGHPIKETDTPALLEMQDEDIIDVFQQQTGGIC